The region TTGACGTGCTCGAAGCCGGCCGTGCGCGCCTCGCCGACGGCCGCCACCGCGCGGCCCGGGGTGTGCCGCCGCTCCAGCACCCGCAGTACGTGTTCGGCGGCCGACTGCATGCCCAGCGAAACCCGGTTGAACCCGGCTTCGCGGATCCCGGCGAAGAACTCCGGCGAGGTCGACTCCGGGTTGGACTCGGTGGTGATTTCCGCCGCATCGCCGAGCCCGAAGGACTCCCGGATCGCCGCCAGGACCTCGCCCAGCCGCCGGGCGCCGAGCAGCGATGGCGTGCCGCCGCCGACGAACACCGTCTCGGCGGCCGGCACCGGCCGCTCGCCCGCCGCCAGCACCCGCGCCCCCAGGTCCAGCTCCGCCCGCAGACCATCCAGCCAACTGCCGAAACTCGCAGCTGAGCCCAGCTCGTCGGCGGTGTAGGTGTTGAAGTCGCAGTAGCCGCAGCGGGTGGCGCAGAACGGCACGTGGACGTACACCCCGAACGGCCGCGAACCCAGCCCGGTCAGGGCCTCGGCCGGTAGCGTTCCGTCGGCCGGGGCGGGTTCCCCGGCGGGCAGTAGAGCAGGCACTCGACCACTGTCTCACCATTCGGATGGGGTTGGACCGGCCGGTGAGCGCGTGGCACGCTGCTTCGCATGGGTGCGACCTTGCCGAGGCTCCTGCTGGTCACCCGCCGCTATGTGGACCTGCGGCGAGTGTCCAGCGCGCTGTGCCGCGCCAAGGATTGAATCCCGCCGCCGCGTTCTATCCAGTCGGCGTCGGGGGCGCCGAGCAGTGAGAACCGTCACCGGCGACGGGATTCCACGCGGCGCTGCCGCGCCCGAATCCCGGAGGTCGGACATGGTCCCCCCGACGGAAGCCCCTGCTCGTCCCGCCCGCAAACGCAAGACGCGCGGCGAGGGCCAGTGGGCGCTCGGCTACCGTGAGCCGCTCAACGCCAACGAGCGCTCCAAGAAGGACGACAATCCGCTGAACGTTCGGCAGCGCATCGAGACGATCTACGCCCACCGCGGCTTCGACTCGATCGACCCGGCCGACCTGCGGGGTCGTTTCCGGTGGTGGGGCTTGTACACCCAGCGCGCCCCGGGCATCCCCGGCGCGCGCACCGGCACGATCGAGCCCGAAGCGCTCGATGACCGCTACTTCATGCTGCGGGTCCGCATCGACGGCGGTGCGCTGACCACCGAGCAGCTGCGCACCGTCGGTGAGATCTCGCAGACCTACGCGCGCGACACCGCCGACATCACCGACCGGCAGAACATCCAGCTGCACTGGGTGCGGGTCGAGGACATGCCGACGATCTGGCAGAAGCTGGAGGCCGTCGGGCTGTCCACCACCGAGGCCTGCGGCGACTGCCCCCGCGTGGTGCTGGGTTCGCCGGTGGCCGGCATCGCGGCCGACGAGATCGTCGACGCCACCCCGGCGATCAAGGAGATTTCCGAGCGGTTCATCGGCGACCGGTCGCTGTCCAACCTGCCGCGCAAGTTCAAGACCGCGATCTCCGGTTCGCCGCGCTGGGACACGGTGCCCGAGATCAACGACGTCTCGCTGGTCGGCGTCGTGCACCCGGAGCACGGGCCCGGCTTCGACCTGTGGGTCGGCGGCGGCCTGTCGACGAACCCGAAGCTGGCGGTGCGGCTGGGCGCCTGGGTGCCGCTCGACGAGGTCGCCGAGGTGTGGCACGGCGTGGTGCAGATCTTCCGCGACTACGGCTACCGGCGGTTGCGGCACCGCGCCCGGATCAAGTTCCTGGTCGCCGACTGGGGCGCGGAGAAGTTCCGCCAGGTGCTGGAGGACGAATACCTGGGCCGCAAGCTGCTCGATGGCCCCGCGCCGGAAACACCGGCCGGCCACCGCGACCACATCGGGGTGCACCCGCAGGCCGACGGCAATTTCTACGTCGGCGCGAAGTCCGCGGCCGGCCGGGTCAGTGGTTCCACGCTGATGGCGGTCGCCAAGGCCGCCGAGCGGGTCGGTTCCGGCCGCATCCGCACCACCGTCGAGCAGAACCTGCTGGTCCTCGACGTCCCGAAGTCCGAAGTGGACGGTCTGGTCGCGGAACTGGCCAACCTGGGCCTGCGGTCCGACCCGTCGCCGTGGCGGCGCAACGTGATGGCCTGCACCGGTATCGAGTTCTGCAAGCTGGCCATCGTGGAGACCAAGCAGCGGGCGATCGCGCTGGTCAATGACCTGGAAGAGCGACTGGCCGACATCCAGGGCGATGTCACCGACCCGGTGACGATCAACCTCAACGGCTGCCCGAACGCCTGCGCCCGCACGCAGGTCGCCGACATCGGCCTGAAGGGTCAGATGGTCCCGGACGCCAACGGCGAACAGGTCGAGGGCTTCCAGGTGCACCTGGGCGGCGGACTCGGCCAGGACGCCGGCTTCGGCCGCAAGATCCGCGGCCACAAGGTCACCTCCGCCGAGCTCGGGGATTACGTGGAGCGCTTGGTGCGCCGCTACCTGGACCAGCGCGCCGCCGGCGAGCGCTTCGCGCAGTGGGTCGCCCGGGCCGAGGAAGACGACCTCAAGTGAGCCAACCGGAAGGCCGGGCGGTGCCGTTCTACTGCCCCTACTGCGGGGACGAGGAACTCACCCCCGAGACCGAGCCGTCCGGGGCGTGGCGGTGCGGGTCGTGTCTTCGGGTCTTCACCGTGCGACTGGTCGGGCTGGCCCTCGGAGGAAACGGAGAACCATGACTGCCGACACCACCACGAACATCGGCTCCCGGCGCGGCGACGACGAGCTGCGCGCATTGGTCGAGCAGGCCGCGGCGCGGTTGGCCGAGGCCAGTGCCGAGGAAGCCCTGCGCTGGGCCGTCGACACCTTCGGCGACGGGCTGATCGTCGCGTCGAACATGCAGGACGCGGTGCTGGTCGACCTGGCGGCCAAGGCCAAGCCGGGCGTGGAGATCCTGTTCCTGGAGACCGGCTACCACTTCGCCGAGACCATCGGCACCCGCGACGCCGTCGCGCAGGTCTACGACGTCAACATCGTCAACGCCATCCCCGCGCAGACCGTCGCCGAGCAGGACGCCAGCGAGGGCCCGCGGCTGTTCGAGCGGGATCCGAACCGCTGCTGCTTCCTGCGCAAGGTGGTGCCACTGCGCAACACCCTGGCCCGCTACGAGGCGTGGGTAACCGGAGTGCGCCGGGTGGAGGCGCCGACGCGCGCCAACACGCCGATCGTGACCTGGGACGAGCGCAACAACCTGGTCAAGATCAATCCGCTGGCCGCCTGGTCCGACGACGACATGCAGCACTACATCGACGAGCACGGCGTGCTGGTCAACCCGCTGGTGCAGGCCGGTTACCCGTCGATCGGGTGCCAGCCCTGCACCGCCAAACCCGCGCCCGGCGCCGACCCGCGCAGCGGGCGCTGGGCGGGCAGCGCCAAGACCGAGTGCGGACTGCACGGCTGAGGAACTTCGGAGGACTGCGTGAGCCACAACTCTCTTGCTCAGGCAGACCGACCGGGTGCGGTTACCCCGCAAGATACGGAGGAGACATGACCACAGTCGAGTTGCCGAACGATCTGGCCGACGCGCCGCCGCAGGTGGACAACCTGGACGCGCTGGAGTCCGAGGCGATCCACATCTTCCGCGAGGTGGCCGGGGAATTCGACCGGCCGGTGATCCTGTTCTCCGGCGGCAAGGACTCCACGGTGCTGGTGCACTTGGCGCTGAAGGCGTTCTGGCCGGCGCCGGTGCCGTTCCCGCTGCTGCACGTCGACACCGGGCACAACTTTTCGGAGGTGCTGGCCTTCCGCGACGAACTGGTGGAGCGGCACGACCTGCGGCTGGTGGTCGCGTCGGTGCAGGACTACATCGACGACGGCCGGCTGCGGGAACGCCCCGACGGCACGCGCAACCCGCTGCAGACCACGCCGCTGCTGGACGGCATCAGCGAGAACCGGTTCGACGCGGTCTTCGGCGGCGGCCGGCGAGATGAGGAGCGGGCTCGCGCCAAGGAACGGATCTTCAGCCTGCGCAACGCCTTCGGGCAGTGGGACCCGCGCCGCCAGCGGCCCGAGTTGTGGAACCTGTACAACGGCAAGCACCGGCCCGGCGAGCACGTCCGGGTGTTCCCGCTGTCGAACTGGACCGAGCTGGACGTCTGGCGCTACATCCAGCGGGAGAAGATCGAGCTGCCGGAGCTCTACTACGCGCACCGCCGCGAGGTGTACCAGCGCGACGGCATGTGGCTGACCGCTGGGCCCTGGGGCGGTCCGCGCGAGGGCGAGGTGCCGGCGACCAAGACCGTGCGCTACCGCACCGTGGGCGACGGTTCCTGCACCGGCGCGGTGGAATCCGAGGCGTACACAGTGGACGATGTGATCGCCGAGGTCGCCGCCAGCCGGCTTACCGAGCGCGGCGCGACGCGCGCCGACGACCGCCTCTCCGAAGCCGCCATGGAAGACCGCAAGCGCGAGGGCTACTTCTGAGAAGACTGATTCATGGACTCTTTCTGCGTAGCGGTGCGGGTAGCGGCCTCTCTGCGGGAGTTACCGTCGCCGCCTCGACTGCGGGATGCCCGACTCATGAATGCCATCACAAACAAAAGATCAAAACGGGGGCAACGGCAGTCCGCCCGGTGAGCGCACCAACTGCCTGGGTCTGCGCTCCCGCCCCACACTTCCGAAGCCGAACCACCAGGAATGGGTTCCCGAAATGACCGAGACGACCACCCGCACCGCGCCGGACAGCGGCACCGAGGTGACCCTGCCGGTGCACACCGACCTGTTGCGGTTGGCCACCGCCGGGTCCGTCGACGACGGCAAGAGCACTTTGGTCGGGCGGCTGCTGCACGACACCAAGTCGGTGCTGGCCGACCAGCTCGACGCCGTGCGGCGGGCCAGCGCGGACCGCGGTCTGGCGACCCCGGACCTGTCGCTGCTGGTGGACGGCCTGCGCGCGGAGCGCGAGCAGGGCATCACCATCGATGTGGCCTACCGGTACTTCGCCACGCCCAAACGCACCTTCGTGCTCGCCGACACTCCCGGTCACGTGCAGTACACCCGGAACACGGTCACCGGCGCCTCGACCGCCCAGCTGGCGGTGCTGCTGGTGGACGCGCGCAAGGGGGTCATCGAGCAGACCCGGCGGCACGCCGCCGTGCTGGCGCTGCTGGGCGTGCCCCAGCTGGTGCTGGCCATCAACAAGATCGACATGGTCGGATTCGACGAGGCGGTGTTCACCCGCATCGCCGCCGAATTCACCGCGCACGCCCGGGCCCTGGGTTACCGCGACGACGCCGTGACGACCATCCCGGTGTCCGCGCTGCTCGGCGACAACGTGGTCGAGCGCTCCGCGAACACGCCCTGGTACAGCGGGCCTTCGCTGCTGGAGCACCTGGAAAGCGTGCCGGTGGCACCGGACCCGCACGATGCGCCGTTCCGGATGCCGGTGCAGTACGTGATCCGGCCGCGCACCGTGGAGTACCCGGACTACCGCGGCTACGCGGGCCAGGTCGCCGCCGGGGTCGTCGCCGAGGGCGACGAGGTCGTCGTGCTGCCCGCCGGGGTGCGCACCCGGGTGTCCAAGGTGGACACTCCGGACGGTTCGAAACCGCGCGCCGCCGCCGGGCACTCCGTCACGCTGCTGCTGGCCGACGACGTGGACGTCTCGCGCGGCGACCTGATCGCCGCCGCGGACGCGCCGCCGCAGTTGACCGACGAGCTCGACGCCACGGTTTGCTGGCTGGCCGAGAAGCCGCTGACCCCGGCTGCCAAGGTGCTGGTCAAGCACGGCACCCGCACCGTGCCGGCAATCGTAACGGACCTGTCGGCCCGCTTCGACGAGCAGCAGCTGTCGAGTGTGGAGAGACCGGATTCGTTACAGCTCAACGAAATCGGCCGGGTGCAACTGCGCACCGCGGAGCCGCTGCCCGTCGACGAATACGCCGCGAGCCGGCGCACCGGATCGTTCCTGGTGATCGACCCCGCCGACGGCACTACGCTGGCCGCCGGGCTGATCGGGGTGCCGTTGGCGCCGTTGGCCGCCGCGTCGGAGTGAGCCGACGATGACCGCCCCGCTGGTGGCTGTCGCGCATGGCAGCCGGGACCCGCGCTCGGCCGCGACGATCCATGCCCTGCTGGACGTGGTCCGGTCGATGCGCCCGGATCTCGACGTGCGCGTGGCGTTCCTGGACCTGTCGGCACCGCGCGTCGGCGACGTGCTCAGCGCGGTGCACGGCGACGGGCATTCCGCCGCGGTGGTCGTTCCGCTGCTGCTCGGCCGGGCCTTCCACGCGCGCGTCGACGTGCCCGCGGCGGTGGCCGAGGCGGAGCGGCGGTATCCGCGATTCCGGGTGCACGTCGCCGACGTGCTGGGGCCGGACCCGCGACTGGACGAAGCGGCGTGGCGGCGGCTGGCCGAAGCCGGGGTGTCACCGGAAGACCGGCGACTGGGCGTCGTGCTGGCCGGTGCGGGATCGTCGCACGCCCCGGCGAACCGGCTCGTCGCCGCCGTTGCCGAGCGCTGGCAAGGGAAAACATCCTGGACTGGGGCCGTAGCGGCGTTCGCGGCGGCCGCCGAACCTGCCGTCCCGGCGGCGATCGAGGCCCTGCGCGCTCGCGGTGCCCGGCGTTTCGCGGTCGCTTCCTGGTTCCTGGCACCGGGCCTGCTGCCGGACCGGATCAGCGCGCAGGCCCGGCAGCATGCGGGTGGCCCGCTGATCGCGACACCGATGGCCGACGATGCGGGAGTCGCCGAACTGGTCCTGCGCCGCTATGCCGACGCGCTTGCGGCGGCGACCAGCCCGCTGCGACTGCCCACTGCGCTGTGACTTCCGTGACTTGACGAGGTCTTTCCCACGACTGAATCCACGCACGCACCGGGGCCCACGTGAGCAAAAGTCGACAACTTCACTGGTATGGACAACCTTCCGGGCATGATGTGCGCGTGTCGTCCACCTGGGTACGCGAAGACCGGCAGCGGCCGGAAACACCCCGACACGCCGGGGCGCTGCGGTCCTCGACTCGGCGGCGCACCGTGGCGGCCGGATGACCGACCGACCCCACCTCATCGCGCGGGTTCGTGCCGAGTTCGCGCGCAGCGAGCAGGAGAAGTCCTGCCACTTCTTCCCGCTGCCGGAGGAGAACTCGCTGCTGCCGTCGCGGCTGCGCGCCTACTGCGGCTTCGCCATCGTCCCAGGTCAGGCGGAAACGCTCGATGGCCCGGCCGGCATGCCGTGCGTGCATTGCTTGCTGGTCGCCGCGCTGACCGACAGCGACAAGTGAACAGGAACAACGGGCAAAGAACCTGCACCTAACGCTGGGTCGTTCTTTTGAACACTAAGCTTCACCCAATGTGGTCATGAGAGAGTTTGTTGTCAGCGTCTGGACGGGGAAGCGGCCGCTCCCTGTGCTCGTCCGTCCCCGTCAGGCCGCGCTATCGAGTGACCGCCGGTGTGTGGGGGCGATCAATGCAAGGCTGGACGAGGAGTCGGGGACAACAGCGCGAGATGAACACGCAGCAGCCGAGTCGGCCGGTCATCACACCGAGCATGCGAGAACAGGCCATGAAGCAGCCGAACACCTGGCTGTACGTGGTCGACCCGATCTTCACCGACCCGAACGCCGAGGTGCCGCCGTGGGGTTTCATCGGCGGCTACCGGGTTGACGAGCAGGGCGAGATCACCGACGACTTCTCCCCGAATCCGAACTACCGGCCGTCCCCGGTCGCGCTGCGGCTACCCGCGCCGACCAACGACGTCGAACGCGCCCTGCAACTCACCACCACCGGGTACGCGCAGGGACACGCGCTGTTGACCGCGATGCTGGACGCCGAGCTGATCCTGTTCGCGCAGCCGCAGGGCAACGGGCTGTTCACGGTGGTGCACGAATCGGGCCGTCGGCAGCTGCAGGTGTTCACCTCGGAAGCGTTCTTGCCGCCGAACTGGACGACCTGGCAGCGAATGACCGGTCGACAGCTGGCCGCGCACAACCTCACCGGCGTCGATGTGCAGGTCAACCCGACCAGCCCGGTCAAGGCCCGGCTCCCCGCCGAGGACCTGATCAAGGCGGCTGCCGCCGTGCCGCCGAAGGTGCCGGTGCACTCCCCGGCGAACGGCAACCCGGCGATCGCGCCGTCCGGCGCCGCCCCGAATCCGCCCGCGACGCAAGCGCCGAGGCCGGCGGAGCCGAGCGAGCAGCCTGCGCCGAAGCCGCCGGAAGATCCCGCCGAAACCGAGTTCGGCCGCCGGTTCCTCGGCTCGATGCTGGCCGGGGCGATCGGCGATGCGCTCGGCGCGCCGGTGGAGTTCTTCCCGGTGGACCAGATCCGCAGCCGGTTCGGCGCGATGGGCGTCACCGAGTACGACCGCACCGGCGAGCAACCGGGCGAGTTCACCGACGACACCCAGATGACGCTGTTCACCCTGGAAGGCCTCATCCGCGGGCACATCGTCGCCCGCACCGCCGGGGCCGACACCCCGCTTTCCGCGATCCAGCTGGCCTACCAGCGCTGGCTGCACACCCAGGGCTACGCGTGGATGCAGGCCGCCGGGCCGTTCACGATGAGCCACCCCCAGCCCGACGGCTGGCTGATCGAGCAGCGCGACCTGTTCGCCGTGCGCTCGCCGAACAGCAGCTGCATCGCCGCGCTGCGCGAGTTCGCCTCGGTCGGCGCGCCGGGCGCCTTCGACCGGCCGATCAACGACGCGCAGGACTGCGGCGGCGTGGTCCGGGCGGCGCCGGTCGCGCTCTGGTCCGACGACCCCAAGCAGGTCTTCGAGCTCGCGGCCGCCACCGCGGCCCTGACCTACTCGCAGCCCAACGGCTACCTGCCGGCGGGCGTGCTGGCGGTGGTGGTGCACCGATTGCTGCGCGAAGAGACGTTGGCAGACGCGGTGCGACAGGCTCGCGAACTGCTCGTGCAATACCGGGGGCATGAAGACACCGAGCACGCGTTGCAGGCTGCCGAAGAGCTTGCCCGGCAAGGGAAACCGAGCCCGGAGCAGATCACAGACGCATTGGGTGGCGGTTGGGCCGGGCACGAGGCGCTGGCCATCGCGGTGTGCGCGGCGTTGAGCACCGACACCATCGCCGCCGCGCTGATGGTGGCCGTGAACCATTCCGGCGACAGCGACTCCACTGCGGCGATCTGTGGCAACATCGTCGGCGCCCGCTACGGCGCCCCCTCGGTGCCGGGCGTCTGGCTACGGGATCTCAAGCAGCGAGAGATCGTCGAAGCCTTGACGAAGGACGCCTTGCTGGAGTTCAGCGCGACACCGCCGAACGGCGACGCGTGGGCCGCGCGTTACCCGGCCGCGAAGGACATGTCGGAGCTGGTGTTCACCTCCGCCCTGCCGCCGGCGGACGCGGCGCCGACTCCGCTCGCCGAGCCCGCCGACGCACCGGTCGAACCGATCGCGCCGGAGGCATCCGCGATTCCATTGGACATCGCGGTCCAGGCGGGCGCGGAGGTTCCCGCGAGCAGACCCCAGGAGAACCCCCCTGTCCCCGAGCCCGGGAGCGGGGCCCACGCAGCTCCAATGGAAACCGCGGTCCAGGCGGACACGACGCTCGCGGTCGCAGCCGAACCCGCGGGAGTCGATGCCGTCGATCTACGAGCGAACCGGGTCCTGGGCTTGCTGCTCGGCGGCGCCGCCGGTGACGCGCTCGGCTACCCGATCGAGGACGACTCGCTGGAGGACATCCGCCGCAAATACGGCGCGGACGGCCTGACCGATTTCGTCGACGCGCACCGGCCCGGGGGCTCGATCAGCGACGAGACCCAGATGACGCTGTTCACCCTGGACGGCCTCATCCGGGCCCACATCCGCCGTCGGCTCTTCGGCGAAAACGTGCCGACCACCCAGGTGCAGCACGCCTATCAGCGCTGGCTGCACACGCAGGGCTTCGACTGGAAGGACGCCGGTGGTCCGCTGGCCGCGTATCCGCCGGACGGCTGGCTGATCAAGCAGAAGGCCCTGTTCGCGCGCCGTACGCCCGGCGCCACCTGCATCCAGGCGCTGCATGGCTACGCCAACGGCAACGAGCAGGGCTCGTTCACCAACCGGCTCAACGACTCGAAGGGCAGCGGCGGGGTAGTGCGGGCCGCTCCCGCCGGGTTGTGGTCCACCGACTCCGCCGAGGCGTTCCAGGTCGGCGCGATGACCGCGGTGCTGACCCACGGCCACCCCAGCGGCTACCTGCCCGCCGGAGCGCTCGCGGTGATCATCCAGCAACTGCTGGATGGCCGGTCGCTGCCGGAGGCCGTGGACCGCGCCCTCACCGAACTGTCCAGATGGGACGGACATGAGGAGACCAGCGCCGCGCTGCGCAAGGCGATCGAGCTGGCCACCGCGGGCACCCCGACGCCGGAGCAGATCCACGGGCTGCTCGGCGAGGGCTGGTTCGCAGAGCAGGCCCTGGCGATCGCGGTGTGCGCGGCGCTGACCCACCCCGAGTCGTTCGCGGGCGCGGTGATCATGGCCGCCAACCATTCCGGAGACAGCGCCTCGACCGCGGCGATCTGCGGCAACATCATGGGCGCGGCGCACACCGCGGACGCGGTCCCGCTGATCTGGCTCGACAAGCTTGAACTGCGCGAGGTCATCGAGGGGCTCGCCGACGACGCGATCCGGGAGTTCGGCCTCAACCCGCCGACGGGCGCGGAGTGGCTGCAGCGCTACCCGGTCGGCGACGCCGAGCCCGCCGAGCAATCGCGGGAGGACGTCTTCGAATCGCCGGCCCCGCGGCACGGCATCGAGGCCGAAAGACCCGAGTATGCAGCGGCAACGCGGTTTTCGGAGCCCGAATCGGTCGTCATGGAGCCAGTGCTGGAAACCCCGGCCGCCGACGGCCCGGTCGAGTCCCCCGCCGCGAACGCCGCCGTCGAAGACCCAGTCACAGAAGACCCAGTCCCAGAAGACTCGCTCGCAGAAGACCCGGTCACAGCGGCCCCCGTCGCGGAAACCCACGCCCCGGAGGGCCCAATCTCAGAGACCCCAATCTCAGAGGGTCCAGTGTCAGAGGGCCCGGTCGGGGAGGCCGAATTCGAGGCAACCGCCGACCCGGTTTCTCCGGCCGTAGCGGCCTCCGTCGTCGCGCCGCCAGTCGCGTCGGCCGCGGCCGAAGCCGTCGACGATGCCGACGACGGCTTGTCGGACGAGGAACTCCGGTTGCTCGCCGCGTGGCGCAAGTTCCGCGACAATGACGGTAACCCCGCCGACCTCACGCAGGACCTGCACAAGCTGCTCGTCGAGGCATTCGGCGCCGAACGCGCGGCCCAGCTGATCGGTGAGGCCGCGGCCGAGCCGGAAGCCGAGGCCGAGCTCGCCGCCGAGACCCAGGTGCGGCTCAGCCGCCGCGAACGGCTCGAAGGCTGTGTGCTGGGCAGCGCCGTCGGCGATGCGCTCGGCGCGCCGTGGATGTTCACCGACCTGAGCACGATCCTGGACGCGAACCCGGAAGGCGTGCGGGAGCTGGCCGAGGCTTTCGGCCGTCGCGGCGCGGCCACCGCCTACACGCAGCAGGCAGCGTTCGTGCTCGACGCTCTGATCCGCGCGCGGATCCGCCCGACCCTGCGCGGTGTCAACGCGCACCGGCCCTCAATGGTGCGCTCGACGTTGCTGCACTGGATGCACACCCAGGGCGCGCAGGTGTCCAACCTGCCACTCGGCGAGCTCGCCGAGACCCTGCCGCTCGGAGTCCTCGCGGAGACCGAAGTCCTGCGTGCGCAGCGGTTCCCGGACGAGGCGACCCTGACCGCGTTGGCCCGCTTCGCCGACCGTCGCGAGACCCCGACGCCGGGCAACCCGCCCAACTCCGCGCGGACCGCGGCTGCCACGGTGCGTGGCGCGGTGGTGGGTTTCGCGGTCGCTGAGCCGCATGAGGCGATCTCGCTCGGTGCGGAGATCGCGGTGGTCACCCACGGTCATCCAGACGGGTACCTGCCCGCCGGCGCGCTGGCCGGGCTGGTGTGCGCACTGGGCAAGGGGCAGACCCTCGCCGAAGCCGTGCAATCGGTGCTGGCCGAATTGGCCCAGATGGAAGGTGCCGATACCACCGCGCAGGGCTTGCGCTCGGCGGTCGAGATCGCTAGCAACGGCCCTGCCTCGCCTGCCCTGTTCGACGAGCTGGGCCTGGGCTGGAATGCGCCGGAGGCGCTGGCCATCGCCGTCGCAGCGGCGCTTTCGCACCCGAACTCCTTCGCCGACGCGGTGGCGCTGGCCGCCACCCACGCCGGGAACACCGCAGCCACCGCGGCCATCTGCGGCAGCTTGCTCGGAACTGCCCGTGGTTTCGGGCAGATTCCGGAAACCTGGGTCGATGAACTGGAGCTGCGGGAAGTCCTGGCGCAACTGGCGACCGACGAGCATCGCGCCCAGACGGAGATCTCCACCGACGAGCCGCTGCCCGAATGGGCGCGGCGCTACCCCGGATAATCCGCAAGTGGAAGAATTCAGGCTCGACGAAACGGAACGAGCGCTGCTGGCAGCTTGGCGCGAGGCGCGCGCTACCGGCCACCGCGACCCGGTGGAGCAACGGCTGCTGGACACCTGGAGACAGTGGCGGCGGCAACCCGCCACCAGGCCGCTGTGGGCGACGGCACTGCAACACCGGCTCGGCGCGGAAACCCCGCCAGCGCCCGCCACCGGCCTGGCCGATCGCCGCGGCGCGCTGCCCGAGGCACCGGGCCGGGTGCTCGGCATGCTGCTGGGCGGTGCGGTGGCCGAGTTCATCACGCTCGGCCGGGTCGGTCAGCGCACCACCGCCGTGCTCTTCGTCCTGGAAGGGCTGATCCGCGCGCACACCCACGCGCGGTCGTCGGGCGATGGCGACCCGGTCGGCTTCGCCCTCGGCGGGCTCCAGCGCTGGCTGTACACCCGCGGCGTTCCGTGGCACGACTGCGGAATCGATGCCGCCCGCCCGAACGGCTGGCTGGTCGGGGAAGCCGAGCTTCGCTCCTCCGACACCGACGACCCGACGATGCTCACCGCGCTCGCCCGGGTCGCCGCCGGGCGGGCCGCCGGATCGCGGCAGCAGCCGATCAACAGCTCGGACACCGCCTCGGCCGTGCCGCTCGGCGCGCTCGCCGCGCTGTGGTCGGGCGATCCCGGCATGGTGTTCGCCCTCGGTGGCGACCTCGCCTCGCTCACCCACGGCCACCCGAACGGCCACAGCCCGGCCAGCGTGCTCGGGGTGGCGATACTGTGCCTGCTGCGCGGGATTTCGCTGCAAACCTCGCTGAGCCAAGGGCTTTCCGGCTGGCAGTCAGCACGCACCCCGTTGACGCGCGCCTTGTGGCTCGGGCGGATGAGCCCCGCCGGGTTCCGACCGCGCCGAGCGCACCTCGACGCGATGCGTCCCGGCCGCAGCGGCCTGGACGCGCTCGCGATCGCGGTCCGGGTCTCGACAGCGTGCGAAGACGACTTCGCCGGTGCCATCGCTTCCGCGAGCGAGCACAGCGGAGACGCGGCGACCTCGGCCGTGCTGTGCGGGCAGTTGCTCGGCGCGCTGCACGGTCCGACGGCGATTCCGGTGGAATGGCTGGAGAAGCTGCCGATTACCACGCTGATCGAGCGAATCGCCGCGGACGCGGCGACCGAATTCGGCCCCTATCCGGACGAATCCGACGAGTGGGAGCGCCGCTACCCGACCACCGAAACCGCCGATCCCCCAAGACCGTCCACA is a window of Saccharopolyspora phatthalungensis DNA encoding:
- a CDS encoding type VII secretion system-associated protein, coding for MNTQQPSRPVITPSMREQAMKQPNTWLYVVDPIFTDPNAEVPPWGFIGGYRVDEQGEITDDFSPNPNYRPSPVALRLPAPTNDVERALQLTTTGYAQGHALLTAMLDAELILFAQPQGNGLFTVVHESGRRQLQVFTSEAFLPPNWTTWQRMTGRQLAAHNLTGVDVQVNPTSPVKARLPAEDLIKAAAAVPPKVPVHSPANGNPAIAPSGAAPNPPATQAPRPAEPSEQPAPKPPEDPAETEFGRRFLGSMLAGAIGDALGAPVEFFPVDQIRSRFGAMGVTEYDRTGEQPGEFTDDTQMTLFTLEGLIRGHIVARTAGADTPLSAIQLAYQRWLHTQGYAWMQAAGPFTMSHPQPDGWLIEQRDLFAVRSPNSSCIAALREFASVGAPGAFDRPINDAQDCGGVVRAAPVALWSDDPKQVFELAAATAALTYSQPNGYLPAGVLAVVVHRLLREETLADAVRQARELLVQYRGHEDTEHALQAAEELARQGKPSPEQITDALGGGWAGHEALAIAVCAALSTDTIAAALMVAVNHSGDSDSTAAICGNIVGARYGAPSVPGVWLRDLKQREIVEALTKDALLEFSATPPNGDAWAARYPAAKDMSELVFTSALPPADAAPTPLAEPADAPVEPIAPEASAIPLDIAVQAGAEVPASRPQENPPVPEPGSGAHAAPMETAVQADTTLAVAAEPAGVDAVDLRANRVLGLLLGGAAGDALGYPIEDDSLEDIRRKYGADGLTDFVDAHRPGGSISDETQMTLFTLDGLIRAHIRRRLFGENVPTTQVQHAYQRWLHTQGFDWKDAGGPLAAYPPDGWLIKQKALFARRTPGATCIQALHGYANGNEQGSFTNRLNDSKGSGGVVRAAPAGLWSTDSAEAFQVGAMTAVLTHGHPSGYLPAGALAVIIQQLLDGRSLPEAVDRALTELSRWDGHEETSAALRKAIELATAGTPTPEQIHGLLGEGWFAEQALAIAVCAALTHPESFAGAVIMAANHSGDSASTAAICGNIMGAAHTADAVPLIWLDKLELREVIEGLADDAIREFGLNPPTGAEWLQRYPVGDAEPAEQSREDVFESPAPRHGIEAERPEYAAATRFSEPESVVMEPVLETPAADGPVESPAANAAVEDPVTEDPVPEDSLAEDPVTAAPVAETHAPEGPISETPISEGPVSEGPVGEAEFEATADPVSPAVAASVVAPPVASAAAEAVDDADDGLSDEELRLLAAWRKFRDNDGNPADLTQDLHKLLVEAFGAERAAQLIGEAAAEPEAEAELAAETQVRLSRRERLEGCVLGSAVGDALGAPWMFTDLSTILDANPEGVRELAEAFGRRGAATAYTQQAAFVLDALIRARIRPTLRGVNAHRPSMVRSTLLHWMHTQGAQVSNLPLGELAETLPLGVLAETEVLRAQRFPDEATLTALARFADRRETPTPGNPPNSARTAAATVRGAVVGFAVAEPHEAISLGAEIAVVTHGHPDGYLPAGALAGLVCALGKGQTLAEAVQSVLAELAQMEGADTTAQGLRSAVEIASNGPASPALFDELGLGWNAPEALAIAVAAALSHPNSFADAVALAATHAGNTAATAAICGSLLGTARGFGQIPETWVDELELREVLAQLATDEHRAQTEISTDEPLPEWARRYPG
- a CDS encoding ADP-ribosylglycohydrolase family protein — its product is MEEFRLDETERALLAAWREARATGHRDPVEQRLLDTWRQWRRQPATRPLWATALQHRLGAETPPAPATGLADRRGALPEAPGRVLGMLLGGAVAEFITLGRVGQRTTAVLFVLEGLIRAHTHARSSGDGDPVGFALGGLQRWLYTRGVPWHDCGIDAARPNGWLVGEAELRSSDTDDPTMLTALARVAAGRAAGSRQQPINSSDTASAVPLGALAALWSGDPGMVFALGGDLASLTHGHPNGHSPASVLGVAILCLLRGISLQTSLSQGLSGWQSARTPLTRALWLGRMSPAGFRPRRAHLDAMRPGRSGLDALAIAVRVSTACEDDFAGAIASASEHSGDAATSAVLCGQLLGALHGPTAIPVEWLEKLPITTLIERIAADAATEFGPYPDESDEWERRYPTTETADPPRPSTTDYRTGLTAVPRLASSRDRFLGAVLGCAVGEALGMPIAAESWDEIRSRHGAEGLTDYIPAGHPSGRLGSDTQLLLFSLEGTIRANVSRRATGTDDPTRHIQHAYQRWLHTQHLSWPRAAGEFLGGTAAPDGWLVGQRALFQTRNPGRTMMRTLIAFAKGQQAMGTPENPVSDSQGSSAIMRAVPAALWSNDPAEVFRVGMNTAALTHGHPTAWLSAGALAFLVSRLMNGEALSTAVDATLEQLAPHNGHEEVSRRITAAVRLGRSGRVPPGDVERIIGTGSTAAEALGFGLYAALACDGDFDTALPVAVNHSGNSATTGAVCGSLIGALSGAEGIPERWKSELELYDVIERLAHDAVLEFGPRPPAWSDRYPPT